In a single window of the Rhodoferax saidenbachensis genome:
- a CDS encoding GMC family oxidoreductase, with amino-acid sequence MPQQEFDYVIVGGGSAGCVVASRLSEDPNVSVCLLEAGPTDNSVLIHCPLGMGVMAQTGQANWSYETTPQPGLNGRKGYQPRGKVMGGSSSINAMVYTRGNRKDYDGWAALNNPGWSYADVLPLFKKAENNECFGATEYRGTGGPLNVAYLRSPSPVNDAFIAACNEKGIPTNPDYNGAVQYGVSKGQTTQINGERCSAAKAYITPHLGRPNLTVITDAHASRVLLEGQRENQRAVGVEYLKDKQSLQVRAKREVILSGGAYGSPQLLMLSGIGPAAELQKHGIAVQHALPGVGQNLQDHITTCLIYRTHRVDASFGFSLRGGWAILKSIFEWRNKRTGMLTSCISETQGFISTEGNNDYPDTQLAMCVGIIDDHARKQHLGHGFTLHVTLMRPKSRGSVTLASAKPTDAPLIDPAFLQDPDDMARLVKGTQLGLDIMDAPALNAYRGKMLYPVERNNPQQIEQFLRKNSDTEYHPVGTCKMGPASDPLAVVDAELRVHGLQGLRVVDASIMPNLVTGNTNAPTIMIGEKAATLIKNPVVHSTVSQPAQRASALADSMAA; translated from the coding sequence ATGCCACAACAAGAATTTGACTATGTGATCGTAGGCGGCGGTTCCGCCGGTTGTGTGGTGGCCAGCCGCCTCAGCGAAGACCCCAACGTCTCGGTCTGCCTGCTGGAAGCCGGCCCCACCGACAACTCGGTGCTCATCCACTGCCCGTTGGGTATGGGCGTGATGGCGCAGACCGGCCAGGCCAACTGGAGCTACGAGACCACACCCCAACCGGGCCTGAACGGCCGCAAGGGTTACCAGCCGCGCGGCAAGGTCATGGGTGGCAGCAGTTCCATCAACGCCATGGTCTACACGCGTGGCAACCGCAAGGACTATGACGGCTGGGCCGCACTGAACAACCCCGGCTGGAGTTATGCCGATGTGCTGCCGCTGTTCAAGAAGGCCGAAAACAACGAGTGTTTTGGTGCCACCGAATACCGGGGCACCGGCGGCCCGCTGAACGTGGCCTACCTGCGCAGCCCCAGCCCGGTCAACGATGCCTTCATCGCCGCCTGCAATGAAAAAGGCATCCCCACCAACCCCGATTACAACGGTGCGGTGCAATACGGTGTCTCGAAGGGCCAGACCACACAAATCAATGGCGAGCGCTGCAGCGCGGCCAAGGCCTACATCACGCCGCACCTGGGTCGCCCCAACCTCACCGTCATCACCGACGCCCATGCTAGCCGCGTGTTGCTGGAGGGCCAGCGCGAAAACCAACGTGCGGTGGGCGTGGAATACCTCAAGGACAAACAAAGCCTGCAGGTGCGTGCCAAGCGCGAAGTGATTCTTTCCGGTGGTGCGTATGGGTCACCGCAGTTGCTGATGCTCTCCGGCATCGGCCCCGCCGCAGAGCTGCAAAAGCATGGCATCGCAGTGCAACACGCATTGCCCGGCGTCGGCCAGAACCTGCAGGACCACATCACCACCTGCCTGATCTACCGCACGCACCGCGTGGACGCGTCGTTCGGCTTCTCGCTGCGCGGCGGCTGGGCCATCCTCAAATCGATCTTCGAGTGGCGCAACAAACGCACCGGCATGCTGACCTCCTGCATCTCGGAAACCCAGGGCTTCATCTCCACCGAGGGCAACAACGATTACCCCGACACCCAGCTCGCGATGTGCGTGGGCATCATTGACGACCATGCGCGCAAGCAGCACCTGGGCCATGGCTTCACACTGCACGTCACGCTGATGCGCCCCAAGAGTCGCGGCAGCGTCACGCTGGCCAGTGCCAAGCCCACCGACGCGCCGCTGATAGACCCGGCATTCCTGCAAGACCCGGACGACATGGCGCGCCTGGTCAAGGGCACACAGCTGGGCCTCGACATCATGGACGCGCCCGCGCTGAACGCCTACCGCGGCAAGATGCTCTACCCCGTCGAGCGCAACAACCCACAGCAGATCGAACAGTTCCTGCGCAAAAACTCCGACACCGAGTACCACCCGGTCGGCACCTGCAAGATGGGCCCGGCCAGCGACCCCTTGGCTGTGGTGGATGCCGAACTGCGTGTGCACGGCCTGCAGGGGCTGCGCGTGGTCGATGCGTCCATCATGCCCAACCTGGTCACCGGCAACACCAACGCACCGACCATCATGATTGGCGAGAAGGCCGCCACCCTGATCAAAAACCCCGTGGTGCACTCCACAGTTTCGCAACCCGCCCAGCGCGCATCGGCACTTGCCGATAGCATGGCGGCCTGA
- a CDS encoding branched-chain amino acid ABC transporter permease, with amino-acid sequence MTGGAWLELIASGLITGGIYALVALGLNLQYGLMRILNIAHGEFLMVGAYLTWMAQSTWGLSPLWMIPLSFAAMMALGMAIHALCFRRLSATSPNLDIFEARGLMVAFGLMFLVQNFASYMWGGDLRGYDYLTDPVKFGDAQFAGNKLLVFALALVFSLALMLVLRFTLLGKGVRALMQSPTGAQLVGIDTKRLHPLMFGVGLGLSGVAGCLLSMAYTITPSMGEPYTVTALIVITLGGFGSMGGALAGGLLLGVVEALGMHFTNPSLKALLSYGIFIAVLLLRPRGLFAK; translated from the coding sequence GTGACCGGGGGAGCTTGGCTTGAACTGATTGCCTCCGGCCTGATTACCGGGGGCATCTATGCGCTGGTGGCGCTGGGGCTGAATCTGCAGTACGGGCTGATGCGCATATTGAACATTGCGCACGGCGAGTTTCTGATGGTGGGCGCCTACCTGACCTGGATGGCGCAATCCACCTGGGGCTTGTCGCCGCTGTGGATGATTCCGCTGTCCTTCGCGGCCATGATGGCGCTGGGTATGGCCATCCATGCGTTGTGCTTCCGGCGCCTGAGTGCCACGTCGCCCAACCTCGATATCTTCGAGGCCCGCGGGCTGATGGTGGCCTTTGGCCTGATGTTTCTGGTGCAGAACTTTGCCTCGTACATGTGGGGCGGTGACCTGCGCGGTTACGACTACCTGACCGACCCGGTGAAGTTTGGTGACGCGCAGTTTGCCGGCAACAAACTGTTGGTGTTTGCGTTGGCGTTGGTCTTCAGCCTGGCATTGATGCTGGTGTTGCGCTTCACGCTACTGGGCAAGGGGGTGCGTGCATTGATGCAGTCACCCACCGGCGCGCAGCTGGTGGGCATAGACACCAAACGCCTGCACCCGCTGATGTTTGGCGTGGGGTTGGGCCTCTCGGGCGTGGCGGGCTGCCTGCTGTCCATGGCCTACACCATCACGCCGAGCATGGGCGAGCCTTACACCGTGACCGCGCTGATCGTCATCACCCTGGGCGGCTTTGGCAGCATGGGCGGTGCGCTGGCCGGCGGCCTGCTGCTGGGCGTGGTGGAAGCGCTGGGCATGCATTTCACCAACCCCTCGCTGAAGGCCTTGTTGTCTTACGGCATTTTTATAGCGGTGCTGTTGTTGCGGCCCCGCGGACTGTTTGCGAAATGA
- a CDS encoding amino acid ABC transporter substrate-binding protein, protein MVQNTKRTLLKGAAAAAGAAAFAPHLFAAEPPVRIGYTMSRTGPWTGGAQVSQEPNYLLWAEQQNAAGGLLVKGVRRPIELISSDDRSDTETVVRTYEKLMGSDKVDLVLPPWGSNANFAVAPLANRFGYPFLAPTALSKRLVEMKLPYFFLLLQQPKPMCDALVDMLKAAGAKTIAVIYVDDLFGLENYAALRVALQGSGISMVEDKSYPAGVKDLSPVLRSMKEKNPDAFVGFTYPPDTILASKQAKEVGFNPKFFYASVGTAFQLYKNVMTPAGAEGVLGMGSWNGKTSPGAKAYFDAHTKKFGGKEPDRWASGATWAGLEILTAAVAKVGLDRKALRDYIAAGTHKTIIGDIKFTGSENTATPGTVSQWQNGEFEVVWPKNLATAPLNANKPAWK, encoded by the coding sequence ATGGTTCAGAACACCAAACGCACCCTGCTCAAAGGTGCTGCTGCCGCAGCCGGAGCTGCAGCATTTGCCCCGCACCTGTTCGCCGCCGAACCCCCGGTGCGCATTGGTTACACCATGTCACGCACCGGCCCGTGGACCGGTGGTGCACAGGTCAGCCAGGAGCCCAACTACCTGCTGTGGGCCGAGCAGCAAAACGCGGCGGGTGGCCTGCTGGTCAAGGGCGTGCGCCGCCCGATCGAGCTGATCAGCTCCGACGACCGCAGCGACACCGAGACCGTGGTGCGCACTTACGAAAAACTCATGGGCAGTGACAAGGTCGACCTGGTGCTGCCGCCCTGGGGCAGCAATGCCAACTTTGCCGTCGCACCGCTGGCCAATCGTTTTGGTTACCCGTTCCTCGCACCCACCGCCTTGTCCAAGCGCCTGGTGGAAATGAAGCTGCCGTACTTCTTCCTGCTGTTGCAGCAGCCCAAGCCCATGTGTGATGCGCTGGTGGACATGCTCAAGGCCGCCGGCGCCAAGACCATCGCCGTGATTTATGTGGACGACCTGTTTGGCCTGGAAAACTACGCTGCGCTGCGTGTGGCGCTGCAGGGCAGTGGCATCAGCATGGTGGAAGACAAGAGTTACCCCGCCGGTGTGAAAGACCTGTCGCCGGTGCTGCGCTCCATGAAGGAAAAGAACCCGGATGCGTTTGTCGGCTTCACCTACCCGCCCGACACCATTCTGGCGAGCAAGCAGGCCAAGGAAGTGGGCTTCAACCCCAAGTTCTTCTACGCGTCGGTGGGCACGGCCTTCCAGCTTTACAAGAATGTGATGACACCTGCCGGTGCCGAAGGCGTGTTGGGCATGGGCTCGTGGAATGGCAAGACCAGCCCCGGTGCCAAGGCTTACTTTGACGCGCACACCAAGAAGTTTGGCGGAAAGGAACCTGACCGTTGGGCCAGTGGCGCGACCTGGGCCGGGCTGGAGATCCTGACCGCTGCCGTGGCCAAGGTCGGGCTGGACCGCAAGGCGCTGCGCGACTACATCGCTGCGGGCACCCACAAGACCATCATTGGTGACATCAAGTTCACCGGCAGCGAAAACACCGCCACGCCGGGCACCGTGAGCCAGTGGCAGAACGGCGAGTTCGAGGTGGTGTGGCCGAAGAATCTGGCCACCGCACCGCTGAACGCCAACAAACCGGCATGGAAGTAA
- a CDS encoding Crp/Fnr family transcriptional regulator, producing MANSTNEILRSLSQNPWFDALPLAERKAMLAAADTLHLRPGEMLYRKGDTAGGFFGVLNGALKVSTLGEDGREGILSVMEAGNWFGETTLLDGLPRPHDVTAVQACTLLAIHPAAFERLMQRSAFSRAMAALLCSRVRALYGIVEDAMLRSTRTRVARRLLSLARGDSTMAPQARASVAVSQEALAMMLGMTRQTLSKELKGLVRAGVLSLGYGRIDILSLAELERCGAVG from the coding sequence ATGGCTAACTCCACAAACGAAATCCTGCGCAGCCTCTCGCAAAACCCCTGGTTTGACGCGCTGCCGCTGGCCGAACGCAAGGCCATGCTGGCGGCGGCGGACACGCTGCACCTGCGCCCGGGCGAAATGCTCTATCGCAAAGGCGACACGGCGGGCGGCTTTTTCGGCGTGCTGAACGGGGCGCTCAAGGTGTCCACGCTGGGCGAAGACGGGCGCGAGGGCATTCTCTCGGTGATGGAGGCGGGCAACTGGTTTGGCGAGACCACGCTGCTCGATGGCCTGCCGCGGCCGCACGATGTGACGGCGGTGCAGGCTTGCACGCTGCTGGCCATCCACCCTGCGGCGTTTGAGCGGCTGATGCAGCGCAGCGCGTTTTCGCGGGCGATGGCGGCGCTGTTGTGCTCACGGGTGCGGGCGCTGTACGGCATCGTGGAAGACGCGATGCTGCGCTCCACGCGCACCCGTGTTGCGCGGCGCCTGCTGTCACTGGCGCGCGGTGACTCCACCATGGCGCCGCAGGCGCGGGCCAGTGTGGCGGTGTCGCAGGAGGCGCTGGCGATGATGCTGGGCATGACACGTCAGACGCTGTCCAAGGAGCTCAAGGGGCTGGTGCGCGCGGGTGTGTTGTCGCTGGGGTATGGACGCATCGACATCCTTTCGCTGGCCGAGCTGGAACGCTGTGGTGCGGTGGGTTGA
- a CDS encoding ABC transporter ATP-binding protein, whose protein sequence is MAEVFLEARDITVRFGGLVAVDAVNATFCAGELVGIIGPNGAGKTTFFNAISGVTPPTSGQLTASGKRLDGRPPHHYAAAGVARTFQTPRVFADMLVVANIEFGLKFAGRKREGPWHLRDAMSILELIGLAHLADLPAAAITPSQQRLLEIGMALATRPRMLLLDEVAAGLTESEVEAMAQLIRRMRDELDLTVVWIEHAVTTLLRHVERVIVLHQGRKIADGTPAEVVRNAEVIEAYLGDEMVEPAGAPA, encoded by the coding sequence GTGGCTGAGGTGTTTTTGGAAGCCCGCGACATCACGGTGCGGTTTGGTGGCCTGGTAGCGGTGGATGCGGTGAACGCCACGTTTTGCGCCGGTGAGCTGGTGGGCATCATTGGCCCCAACGGTGCGGGCAAGACCACGTTTTTTAACGCCATCTCGGGCGTCACGCCACCCACGTCGGGTCAGCTCACGGCCAGCGGCAAACGCCTGGATGGCAGGCCACCGCACCACTACGCCGCGGCGGGTGTGGCACGCACCTTCCAGACGCCACGTGTGTTTGCTGACATGCTGGTCGTGGCCAACATCGAGTTTGGTTTGAAGTTTGCCGGGCGCAAGCGTGAGGGGCCGTGGCACCTGCGGGATGCGATGAGCATTCTGGAATTGATTGGCCTGGCGCACCTGGCTGATTTGCCGGCTGCCGCCATCACGCCCTCACAACAACGCCTGCTGGAGATTGGCATGGCGCTGGCCACACGCCCGCGCATGTTGCTGCTGGACGAAGTGGCCGCGGGCCTGACCGAATCCGAGGTGGAAGCGATGGCGCAACTGATACGCCGCATGCGCGACGAGCTGGACCTGACCGTGGTGTGGATTGAACATGCGGTGACCACGCTGTTGCGCCATGTGGAGCGCGTGATCGTGCTGCATCAGGGCCGCAAGATTGCCGATGGCACACCGGCCGAGGTGGTGCGCAACGCGGAAGTGATTGAAGCCTATCTGGGTGACGAAATGGTTGAGCCTGCAGGAGCCCCCGCATGA
- a CDS encoding branched-chain amino acid ABC transporter permease, whose product MTSRQILVRDLLLLLAFAGWALALPHYGSEFVVSMALTCLMYVALSSSWGLFCGTTRYLSLATSAFFGIGAYTSALVLEQVSWWQAVALGAGLATLVAVVMGAAVLHLRGTYFAVLTFGMTELIRHAVTYFEKTVTGTVGRVLMVVPERDTIYLTVLLLAVLAVLCSILLRRSRLGLALLGIGADEQRAQTLGVNTRLVKIAGFALTAAFAGAVGAAMSVRWTYIDPHTVFNPFIGFQTVLIALIGGAVTLWGPLIAAIAFSVLAETLRLQFPQIYMMSLGILLILSVLYLPGGLASLRGSTFTGWWQSSRQWVRDLGRKEDRRG is encoded by the coding sequence ATGACATCCCGGCAAATTCTGGTGCGTGATCTTCTCCTCCTGCTGGCTTTTGCCGGTTGGGCCCTGGCCCTGCCGCATTACGGCAGCGAGTTTGTCGTGTCCATGGCGTTGACCTGCCTGATGTATGTGGCGCTGTCGTCAAGCTGGGGGCTGTTTTGCGGCACCACGCGGTATCTGTCGCTGGCGACCTCGGCCTTCTTTGGCATTGGCGCCTACACCAGCGCACTGGTGCTGGAGCAGGTGTCGTGGTGGCAGGCCGTGGCGCTGGGCGCCGGCCTGGCCACGCTGGTGGCCGTGGTGATGGGCGCGGCCGTGCTGCACCTGCGCGGTACCTACTTTGCGGTGTTGACCTTTGGTATGACCGAGTTGATCCGCCACGCAGTGACCTACTTTGAAAAGACCGTGACCGGCACCGTGGGCCGCGTGCTGATGGTGGTGCCCGAGCGCGACACGATTTACCTCACGGTGCTTTTGCTCGCGGTACTGGCGGTGTTGTGCTCCATCCTGCTGCGCCGCAGCCGTCTGGGGCTGGCGCTGTTGGGCATAGGTGCGGACGAACAACGTGCACAGACACTGGGTGTGAATACGCGGTTGGTGAAGATTGCCGGCTTTGCGCTGACTGCCGCGTTTGCCGGTGCCGTGGGTGCGGCCATGTCGGTGCGCTGGACGTATATCGACCCGCACACGGTGTTCAACCCGTTCATTGGTTTTCAGACCGTGCTGATTGCGCTGATTGGCGGTGCGGTCACGCTGTGGGGGCCGCTGATTGCAGCGATTGCCTTCAGCGTGCTGGCCGAGACATTGCGCCTGCAGTTTCCGCAGATCTACATGATGTCGCTGGGTATTTTGCTGATCCTGAGCGTGTTGTATTTGCCCGGTGGTTTGGCATCGCTGCGCGGGAGCACGTTCACCGGCTGGTGGCAGAGCAGCCGCCAGTGGGTGCGTGACCTGGGCCGCAAGGAGGACCGCCGTGGCTGA
- a CDS encoding HD domain-containing protein, translating into MNARANFTRMQDSSQADWQIIGGEFMQFTKSLSDRVLAHLKLLEGDFGGFPIDRYSHCLQTATRALRDGRDDEYVVCALLHDIGDTLGTFNHPDIAAAILKPFVSEANHWMVQNHGIFQGYNFFHHIGMDRNMRDMFQGHEHYARTEEFIALYDDPAFDAKAETLPMSEFEPLVRRVMAQPRNTIYKQATETLA; encoded by the coding sequence ATGAACGCACGTGCCAATTTCACCCGCATGCAGGACAGCAGCCAAGCCGACTGGCAAATCATTGGCGGCGAATTCATGCAGTTCACGAAAAGCCTGTCCGACCGCGTGCTGGCCCACCTGAAACTGCTGGAAGGCGACTTTGGTGGCTTCCCCATCGACCGCTACAGCCACTGCCTGCAAACCGCCACCCGCGCGCTGCGCGACGGCCGTGACGACGAATACGTGGTCTGCGCGCTGCTGCATGACATCGGCGACACGCTGGGCACCTTCAACCACCCCGACATCGCCGCTGCCATCCTCAAACCTTTTGTGAGTGAAGCCAACCACTGGATGGTGCAGAACCACGGCATCTTCCAGGGCTACAACTTCTTCCACCACATCGGCATGGACCGCAACATGCGCGACATGTTCCAGGGCCACGAACACTACGCCCGCACCGAAGAGTTCATTGCGCTCTATGACGACCCGGCCTTTGACGCCAAGGCCGAGACGCTGCCGATGTCCGAGTTCGAACCACTGGTGCGCCGCGTCATGGCGCAACCCCGCAACACCATTTACAAACAAGCCACGGAGACCCTCGCATGA
- a CDS encoding helix-turn-helix domain-containing protein, translating into MQLHAPTALRRPADAMALMSTDDFTPRERAPQWCEWLWKHFGGLHSDLYGDTDFDGHLSSAKAGDVILTRLEANRHRVVRTMDMVRASGEGYLKIVAPMRGSAGVEQDGRQAWVRPGAWTIYDTTGSYAVANPERVEHLIVMVPKAQLAEHGLRLESLMARPVGGATGIARVALTTMRSTFEELPNMSSDAAQGAGELITQLVRLSLIELAGQHTQLTQREALKDRIRGYVALHLRDPKLSADQIATALNCSKRHLYNAFADEPHSLASYIQHLRLDACLRALQQDGGTARPITDIAMHWGFNNLSHFSRVFRERTGQSPSEFRHASGN; encoded by the coding sequence ATGCAGCTCCACGCACCCACCGCACTTCGCCGCCCGGCGGACGCCATGGCCCTGATGTCCACCGACGACTTCACGCCACGGGAGCGCGCGCCCCAGTGGTGCGAGTGGCTCTGGAAACACTTTGGCGGCCTGCACTCCGACCTCTACGGCGACACCGATTTCGATGGCCACCTGTCCTCGGCCAAGGCCGGTGACGTGATCCTCACCCGGTTAGAGGCCAACCGCCACCGCGTGGTCCGTACCATGGACATGGTGCGCGCCAGTGGCGAGGGGTATCTGAAGATTGTCGCCCCCATGCGCGGCAGCGCAGGGGTGGAACAGGATGGCCGCCAAGCCTGGGTGCGCCCCGGCGCCTGGACCATTTACGACACCACCGGCAGCTACGCTGTGGCCAACCCCGAACGCGTGGAGCACCTGATCGTGATGGTGCCCAAGGCGCAGCTGGCCGAACATGGCCTGCGTCTGGAGAGCCTCATGGCGCGCCCCGTGGGCGGTGCCACCGGTATTGCCCGCGTGGCGCTCACCACCATGCGCAGCACCTTTGAAGAGCTGCCCAACATGAGCTCCGACGCGGCCCAGGGCGCAGGTGAACTCATCACCCAACTGGTGCGCCTGTCGCTGATCGAGCTGGCCGGACAACACACACAGCTCACACAGCGCGAGGCGCTGAAAGACCGCATCCGCGGTTACGTGGCCCTGCACCTGCGCGACCCCAAACTCTCCGCCGACCAGATTGCCACCGCACTCAACTGCAGCAAGCGCCATCTGTACAACGCCTTCGCCGACGAGCCCCATTCCCTGGCCAGCTACATCCAACACCTGCGCCTGGATGCCTGCCTGCGCGCGCTACAACAGGACGGCGGCACGGCACGCCCCATCACCGACATTGCGATGCACTGGGGCTTCAACAACCTGTCGCACTTCAGCCGCGTGTTCCGCGAACGCACCGGCCAAAGCCCCAGCGAATTCCGCCACGCCAGCGGCAATTAG
- a CDS encoding class II aldolase/adducin family protein, giving the protein MNIPSLKDKVSPEEWQLRVDLAAAYRLVAMYGWSDLVFTHISARIPGPDHHFLINPYGLMFDEITASSLVKVDQQCNKLHETPFPVNPAGFVIHSAVHEVREDAGCVLHTHTRAGVAVSAQKAGILPISQQSTFVLASLAFHEYEGVAFRDEEKPRLQADLGNANFLVLRNHGLLTVGKTIADAFLAMYTFEATCQIQIGAQAGGELTQVNPLIVKGVAEAMRVQTGGLGGAFVWPSLIRKLDRTDPSYKT; this is encoded by the coding sequence ATGAACATCCCCTCTCTCAAAGACAAGGTCAGCCCCGAAGAATGGCAACTGCGCGTGGACTTGGCCGCCGCCTACCGCCTGGTGGCGATGTACGGCTGGAGCGATCTGGTTTTCACCCACATCAGCGCACGCATCCCCGGCCCCGACCACCATTTCCTGATCAACCCCTACGGGCTGATGTTTGACGAGATCACCGCGAGCAGCCTGGTCAAGGTCGACCAGCAATGCAACAAGCTGCACGAGACGCCCTTCCCGGTGAACCCCGCCGGCTTCGTGATCCACAGCGCCGTGCATGAAGTGCGCGAGGACGCAGGCTGCGTGCTGCACACCCACACGCGCGCCGGTGTCGCCGTCAGTGCGCAAAAGGCCGGCATTCTGCCCATCAGCCAGCAGTCCACCTTTGTGCTGGCCTCGCTCGCGTTCCACGAATACGAAGGCGTAGCCTTCCGCGATGAAGAGAAACCGCGCCTGCAGGCCGACTTGGGTAACGCCAACTTCCTCGTACTGCGCAACCACGGCCTCTTGACCGTGGGCAAAACCATTGCCGACGCCTTTCTGGCGATGTACACGTTTGAAGCCACCTGCCAGATCCAGATCGGCGCACAAGCCGGTGGTGAACTCACCCAGGTCAACCCATTGATCGTCAAAGGTGTGGCCGAAGCCATGCGGGTACAAACCGGCGGCCTGGGCGGCGCTTTTGTGTGGCCCTCATTGATCCGTAAACTCGACCGTACCGACCCCAGCTACAAAACCTGA
- a CDS encoding coniferyl aldehyde dehydrogenase → MSVIALHAVPATSSSRAELETTLKLQRAAYLAHPNPSFEERREDLLKLKAFVTDHRDALVDAISADYGHRSAHESLFAEIFSVIDGVNYTLKHLKRWMKPQKRHVDIKNFLGASNRVTPQPLGVVGAIIPWNFPIWTSFNGLICTFAAGNRSMVKMSENSRHVAALLMEKIPEYFERDKLAFFDETGGVGVEFSQLKFDHLIFTGSGQTGRAVMAAAAQNLCPVTLELGGKSPAIVCDDFPLQTAAERLLFAKCFNAGQVCTTVDHLYLPEGKVKAFVAAAKKIVKGRYPSLASEDYTAIIDDRAFQRITKALEEARDGGATLISLIPGKPWDAKTRKIAPHIVLNAPEDCALRTREIFGPVLPIIGFKTLAEPIVAINAGPRPLALYPFSNNKDQVEHLITHIMSGGVTVNDGVLHTAQHDMPFGGVGESGMGHYHGYEGFLTFSKLRPVMYQAPFSAIKFLYPPYGTFATKYLDFLTK, encoded by the coding sequence ATGTCCGTCATTGCCCTGCACGCCGTTCCCGCCACCAGCTCCTCCCGCGCGGAGCTGGAAACCACCCTCAAGCTGCAACGCGCGGCCTACCTGGCGCACCCCAACCCCAGTTTTGAAGAACGGCGCGAAGACCTGCTCAAGCTCAAAGCCTTTGTCACCGACCACCGCGATGCGCTGGTCGACGCCATCAGCGCCGACTACGGCCACCGCTCCGCGCACGAATCGCTGTTCGCCGAAATCTTCAGCGTGATCGACGGCGTGAACTACACGCTCAAACACCTCAAGCGCTGGATGAAACCGCAAAAACGCCATGTGGACATCAAGAACTTTCTCGGTGCCAGCAACCGCGTCACGCCGCAACCGCTGGGTGTAGTGGGCGCCATCATTCCGTGGAACTTCCCCATCTGGACCAGCTTCAACGGGCTGATCTGCACCTTTGCCGCGGGCAACCGCTCCATGGTCAAGATGTCGGAGAACTCGCGCCATGTGGCCGCGCTGCTGATGGAGAAAATCCCCGAGTACTTTGAGCGCGACAAACTCGCCTTCTTTGACGAAACCGGCGGCGTGGGTGTGGAGTTTTCGCAGCTCAAGTTCGACCACCTGATCTTCACCGGCTCCGGCCAGACCGGCCGCGCCGTGATGGCCGCGGCCGCGCAAAACCTGTGCCCCGTGACGCTGGAGCTGGGTGGCAAATCGCCCGCCATCGTCTGCGACGACTTCCCGCTGCAAACCGCGGCCGAGCGCCTGCTGTTTGCCAAGTGTTTCAACGCAGGCCAGGTCTGCACCACGGTGGACCACCTGTATTTGCCAGAGGGCAAGGTCAAGGCGTTTGTCGCCGCGGCCAAGAAGATCGTCAAGGGCCGCTACCCCTCACTGGCCAGCGAGGACTACACCGCCATCATTGACGACCGCGCCTTCCAGCGCATCACCAAGGCACTCGAAGAGGCCCGCGACGGCGGCGCCACGCTGATCTCGCTGATCCCCGGCAAACCCTGGGACGCCAAGACCCGCAAGATCGCGCCACACATCGTGCTCAACGCGCCCGAAGACTGCGCGCTGCGCACGCGCGAGATCTTCGGCCCGGTGCTGCCCATCATTGGGTTCAAAACGCTGGCCGAGCCCATCGTCGCCATCAACGCAGGGCCACGCCCGCTGGCGCTTTACCCGTTCAGCAACAACAAGGACCAGGTCGAACACCTGATCACCCACATCATGTCGGGCGGCGTCACGGTGAACGACGGTGTGCTGCACACCGCGCAACACGACATGCCGTTTGGCGGTGTGGGCGAAAGCGGCATGGGCCACTACCATGGCTACGAAGGTTTCCTGACCTTCTCCAAACTGCGCCCGGTGATGTACCAGGCGCCGTTCAGTGCCATCAAGTTCCTGTACCCACCCTATGGCACATTCGCCACCAAGTACCTCGACTTTTTGACCAAGTAA
- the gstA gene encoding glutathione transferase GstA, whose amino-acid sequence MKLYYSAGACSLSPHIALHEAGLAFEAVLAPTKTHKLPDGGDYYAVNPLGYVPLLELDNGVRLREGPAIVQYIADQVPEKKLAPANGTLERYQLQSWLTFIGTEIHKTFSPLFNPATPAETRAGSVDKLANRLKWVDGELAGKQYLMGDQFTVADGYLFTVTNWANPTGVDLSAFTNLLTWRARVGARPAVVAAMKAEGLLK is encoded by the coding sequence ATGAAGCTCTATTACTCCGCCGGCGCCTGTTCGCTGTCTCCGCACATCGCCCTGCACGAAGCCGGTCTGGCTTTTGAAGCCGTGCTGGCCCCCACCAAGACCCACAAGCTGCCCGACGGCGGTGACTACTACGCGGTGAACCCGCTGGGCTACGTGCCCCTGCTGGAGCTGGACAACGGCGTGCGCCTGCGCGAAGGCCCGGCCATCGTCCAGTACATCGCCGACCAGGTGCCTGAGAAAAAGCTCGCCCCTGCCAACGGCACATTGGAGCGCTACCAGTTGCAGAGCTGGCTCACCTTCATCGGCACCGAAATCCACAAGACCTTCTCGCCCCTGTTCAACCCCGCCACCCCCGCCGAAACCCGAGCGGGCTCGGTGGACAAACTGGCCAACCGCCTGAAATGGGTAGACGGCGAACTGGCCGGCAAGCAGTACCTCATGGGTGACCAGTTCACCGTGGCCGACGGTTACCTGTTCACCGTCACCAACTGGGCCAACCCCACGGGCGTGGACCTGTCTGCGTTCACCAACCTGCTGACCTGGCGCGCGCGCGTGGGCGCACGCCCTGCCGTAGTTGCCGCCATGAAGGCCGAAGGCCTGCTCAAGTAA